The Saccharomonospora glauca K62 genome has a segment encoding these proteins:
- a CDS encoding sialidase family protein yields MPTLPRRVVLSFAAVVATGLSPATPVPATAAPPQPCTGSVPYTSGTEGYHTFRIPALVRTNSGDLLAFAEGRVESGSDTGAIEVVVRRSTDGGCTWGPLSVVSSNGDATAGNPSPVVLENGDIVLLTTRNGRVTEHEIMAGEVSEEDTRRVWVQRSTDGGETFSPAAEITDVAKAPDWRWYATGPGHAIVLHHSRHAGRIVVPANHSSAPPEGSRDTGTEDKYYGGHSLISDDGGRTWRIGFTDDRTDGVVAANETTVAELPDGTLYFSSRDHGTAEGNRVDAYSADGGESLVAPYTVQKSIVDPQVQGSVLQTTKREVLLFSAPSHPTERRAMAVRVSRDGGRTWRVAYSVSDDPAAYSDLVQLDRHTIGLLYETGADRPYETITFKRLPLP; encoded by the coding sequence ATGCCCACCCTGCCCCGCCGTGTCGTCCTCTCGTTCGCCGCCGTGGTGGCGACGGGACTCTCCCCGGCCACGCCCGTCCCCGCGACGGCCGCCCCGCCACAGCCCTGCACCGGCTCGGTGCCGTACACGTCGGGAACGGAGGGTTATCACACCTTCCGCATTCCCGCCTTGGTCCGAACCAATTCCGGTGACCTGCTCGCCTTCGCCGAAGGACGCGTCGAGTCGGGCAGCGACACCGGCGCGATCGAGGTTGTCGTGCGTCGCTCCACCGACGGCGGCTGCACGTGGGGGCCGCTGTCCGTCGTGTCGAGCAACGGCGACGCCACGGCGGGCAATCCCAGCCCCGTGGTCCTGGAGAACGGCGACATCGTGCTGCTGACCACTCGCAACGGTCGCGTCACCGAACACGAGATCATGGCAGGAGAAGTGTCCGAAGAAGACACTCGCCGGGTGTGGGTGCAACGCAGCACGGACGGCGGTGAGACGTTCTCCCCCGCTGCGGAGATCACCGATGTCGCCAAGGCACCCGACTGGCGGTGGTACGCCACCGGCCCCGGACACGCCATCGTGCTGCACCACTCCCGGCACGCGGGCCGGATCGTCGTTCCCGCGAATCACTCCAGCGCGCCGCCCGAGGGGTCGCGGGACACCGGGACCGAAGACAAGTACTACGGCGGGCACAGCCTGATCAGCGACGACGGCGGGCGAACCTGGCGGATCGGGTTCACCGACGACCGCACCGACGGGGTCGTCGCCGCCAACGAGACCACGGTGGCGGAGTTGCCCGACGGCACGCTGTACTTCAGCAGCAGGGACCACGGCACCGCCGAAGGCAACCGGGTCGACGCCTACAGCGCCGACGGCGGCGAGTCGCTCGTCGCGCCGTACACCGTTCAGAAGTCCATTGTAGACCCTCAAGTGCAGGGCAGCGTGCTCCAGACGACGAAACGAGAAGTGCTGTTGTTCTCGGCACCGTCACATCCCACCGAACGGCGTGCGATGGCCGTGCGGGTGAGCCGGGACGGGGGCCGGACCTGGCGGGTGGCGTACTCGGTGTCGGACGACCCGGCGGCCTACTCGGACCTCGTACAGCTCGACCGACACACAATCGGCCTGCTGTACGAGACGGGCGCCGACCGCCCGTACGAGACGATCACGTTCAAGCGCCTACCCCTCCCCTGA